In Notamacropus eugenii isolate mMacEug1 chromosome 1, mMacEug1.pri_v2, whole genome shotgun sequence, one genomic interval encodes:
- the LOC140521084 gene encoding mucin-16-like isoform X3 produces the protein MESLVANFTVTNFICSEDMGQPSSDTFNSAENVMQHMIGLLFRETTIGPYFPECKVTSLRAMMNGFATRVDFLCTHRVVPVKPVVDSEVYWEMSRETHGITILCLFTLAKDSHYLDGYKEESMVQSTEVLWSPLMLPPWATGKKTSSIHPRAVALEGEGHSAMSNWVPICARPLTECALHQMPFVRVNWNCSFSSNLGSNSIGQGFLDGTRKTTGHCPRGLFKLDNLHMTSRENRIESGWGNCSGKRRWEGALRQKESLGGLESSNWG, from the exons ATGGAATCTCTTGTTGCAAACTTTACCGTTACGAACTTCATCTGCTCAGAAGATATGGGGCAGCCCAGTTCTGACACATTCAACTCTGCTGAGAATGTCATGCAACACATG ATTGGCCTCTTGTTTAGGGAAACTACCATTGGGCCCTATTTCCCTGAATGCAAGGTGACTTCTTTGAG AGCTATGATGAATGGATTTGCAACCAGAGTGGATTTCCTGTGTACCCATCGCGTTGTCCCTGTCAAGCCTGTCGTGGACAGTGAAGTGTACTGGGAGATGAGCAGGGAAACACATGGCATTACCATTCTGTGCCTCTTCACCCTGGCCAAGGACAGTCATTACCTTGatg GTTACAAGGAAGAAAGCATGGTCCAATCTACTGAGGTTTTGTGGAGTCCTCTCATGCTACCTCCCTGGGCTACAGGGAAGAAGACCTCCTCAATTCACCCCAGGGCTGTGGCCTTGGAAGGAGAAGGCCACAGTGCGATGAGCAATTGGGTCCCCATCTGTGCCAGGCCCTTGACTGAATGTGCTCTTCATCAGATGCCCTTCGTGAGGGTCAACTGGAACTGCAGCTTCTCCTCCAACCTGGGTTCGAACTCCATTGGACAAGGTTTTCTGGACGGGACCAGGAAGACCACAGGCCACTGCCCCAGGGGCCTATTCAAGCTGGATAACCTCCACATGACAAGTAGGGAAAATAGAATCGAGTcagggtggggaaactgcagtGGGAAGAGGAGATGGGAAGGGGCCTTGAGGCAGAAGGAAAGCTTAGGAGGCTTGGAATCCAGCAATTGGGGGTGA
- the LOC140521084 gene encoding mucin-16-like isoform X2, whose protein sequence is MLVEWIMLTHRCSSLTHISVSGTSSMESLVANFTVTNFICSEDMGQPSSDTFNSAENVMQHMIGLLFRETTIGPYFPECKVTSLRAMMNGFATRVDFLCTHRVVPVKPVVDSEVYWEMSRETHGITILCLFTLAKDSHYLDGYKEESMVQSTEVLWSPLMLPPWATGKKTSSIHPRAVALEGEGHSAMSNWVPICARPLTECALHQMPFVRVNWNCSFSSNLGSNSIGQGFLDGTRKTTGHCPRGLFKLDNLHMTNMPYWTISFFGLALLLVLLVNLM, encoded by the exons atgctAGTAGAGTGGATAATGCTCACACACAGATGTTCCTCTCTGACTCATATTTCAGTTAGTGGCACGTCCAGCATGGAATCTCTTGTTGCAAACTTTACCGTTACGAACTTCATCTGCTCAGAAGATATGGGGCAGCCCAGTTCTGACACATTCAACTCTGCTGAGAATGTCATGCAACACATG ATTGGCCTCTTGTTTAGGGAAACTACCATTGGGCCCTATTTCCCTGAATGCAAGGTGACTTCTTTGAG AGCTATGATGAATGGATTTGCAACCAGAGTGGATTTCCTGTGTACCCATCGCGTTGTCCCTGTCAAGCCTGTCGTGGACAGTGAAGTGTACTGGGAGATGAGCAGGGAAACACATGGCATTACCATTCTGTGCCTCTTCACCCTGGCCAAGGACAGTCATTACCTTGatg GTTACAAGGAAGAAAGCATGGTCCAATCTACTGAGGTTTTGTGGAGTCCTCTCATGCTACCTCCCTGGGCTACAGGGAAGAAGACCTCCTCAATTCACCCCAGGGCTGTGGCCTTGGAAGGAGAAGGCCACAGTGCGATGAGCAATTGGGTCCCCATCTGTGCCAGGCCCTTGACTGAATGTGCTCTTCATCAGATGCCCTTCGTGAGGGTCAACTGGAACTGCAGCTTCTCCTCCAACCTGGGTTCGAACTCCATTGGACAAGGTTTTCTGGACGGGACCAGGAAGACCACAGGCCACTGCCCCAGGGGCCTATTCAAGCTGGATAACCTCCACATGACAA ACATGCCCTACTGGACCATCAGCTTTTTCGGCCTGGCACTACTCCTGGTGCTCCTGGTTAACCTTATGTGA
- the LOC140521084 gene encoding mucin-16-like isoform X5 has product MESLVANFTVTNFICSEDMGQPSSDTFNSAENVMQHMIGLLFRETTIGPYFPECKVTSLRAMMNGFATRVDFLCTHRVVPVKPVVDSEVYWEMSRETHGITILCLFTLAKDSHYLDGYKEESMVQSTEVLWSPLMLPPWATGKKTSSIHPRAVALEGEGHSAMSNWVPICARPLTECALHQMPFVRVNWNCSFSSNLGSNSIGQGFLDGTRKTTGHCPRGLFKLDNLHMTNMPYWTISFFGLALLLVLLVNLM; this is encoded by the exons ATGGAATCTCTTGTTGCAAACTTTACCGTTACGAACTTCATCTGCTCAGAAGATATGGGGCAGCCCAGTTCTGACACATTCAACTCTGCTGAGAATGTCATGCAACACATG ATTGGCCTCTTGTTTAGGGAAACTACCATTGGGCCCTATTTCCCTGAATGCAAGGTGACTTCTTTGAG AGCTATGATGAATGGATTTGCAACCAGAGTGGATTTCCTGTGTACCCATCGCGTTGTCCCTGTCAAGCCTGTCGTGGACAGTGAAGTGTACTGGGAGATGAGCAGGGAAACACATGGCATTACCATTCTGTGCCTCTTCACCCTGGCCAAGGACAGTCATTACCTTGatg GTTACAAGGAAGAAAGCATGGTCCAATCTACTGAGGTTTTGTGGAGTCCTCTCATGCTACCTCCCTGGGCTACAGGGAAGAAGACCTCCTCAATTCACCCCAGGGCTGTGGCCTTGGAAGGAGAAGGCCACAGTGCGATGAGCAATTGGGTCCCCATCTGTGCCAGGCCCTTGACTGAATGTGCTCTTCATCAGATGCCCTTCGTGAGGGTCAACTGGAACTGCAGCTTCTCCTCCAACCTGGGTTCGAACTCCATTGGACAAGGTTTTCTGGACGGGACCAGGAAGACCACAGGCCACTGCCCCAGGGGCCTATTCAAGCTGGATAACCTCCACATGACAA ACATGCCCTACTGGACCATCAGCTTTTTCGGCCTGGCACTACTCCTGGTGCTCCTGGTTAACCTTATGTGA
- the LOC140521084 gene encoding mucin-16-like isoform X1, with protein sequence MLVEWIMLTHRCSSLTHISVSGTSSMESLVANFTVTNFICSEDMGQPSSDTFNSAENVMQHMIGLLFRETTIGPYFPECKVTSLRAMMNGFATRVDFLCTHRVVPVKPVVDSEVYWEMSRETHGITILCLFTLAKDSHYLDGYKEESMVQSTEVLWSPLMLPPWATGKKTSSIHPRAVALEGEGHSAMSNWVPICARPLTECALHQMPFVRVNWNCSFSSNLGSNSIGQGFLDGTRKTTGHCPRGLFKLDNLHMTSRENRIESGWGNCSGKRRWEGALRQKESLGGLESSNWG encoded by the exons atgctAGTAGAGTGGATAATGCTCACACACAGATGTTCCTCTCTGACTCATATTTCAGTTAGTGGCACGTCCAGCATGGAATCTCTTGTTGCAAACTTTACCGTTACGAACTTCATCTGCTCAGAAGATATGGGGCAGCCCAGTTCTGACACATTCAACTCTGCTGAGAATGTCATGCAACACATG ATTGGCCTCTTGTTTAGGGAAACTACCATTGGGCCCTATTTCCCTGAATGCAAGGTGACTTCTTTGAG AGCTATGATGAATGGATTTGCAACCAGAGTGGATTTCCTGTGTACCCATCGCGTTGTCCCTGTCAAGCCTGTCGTGGACAGTGAAGTGTACTGGGAGATGAGCAGGGAAACACATGGCATTACCATTCTGTGCCTCTTCACCCTGGCCAAGGACAGTCATTACCTTGatg GTTACAAGGAAGAAAGCATGGTCCAATCTACTGAGGTTTTGTGGAGTCCTCTCATGCTACCTCCCTGGGCTACAGGGAAGAAGACCTCCTCAATTCACCCCAGGGCTGTGGCCTTGGAAGGAGAAGGCCACAGTGCGATGAGCAATTGGGTCCCCATCTGTGCCAGGCCCTTGACTGAATGTGCTCTTCATCAGATGCCCTTCGTGAGGGTCAACTGGAACTGCAGCTTCTCCTCCAACCTGGGTTCGAACTCCATTGGACAAGGTTTTCTGGACGGGACCAGGAAGACCACAGGCCACTGCCCCAGGGGCCTATTCAAGCTGGATAACCTCCACATGACAAGTAGGGAAAATAGAATCGAGTcagggtggggaaactgcagtGGGAAGAGGAGATGGGAAGGGGCCTTGAGGCAGAAGGAAAGCTTAGGAGGCTTGGAATCCAGCAATTGGGGGTGA
- the LOC140521084 gene encoding mucin-16-like isoform X4 — MLVEWIMLTHRCSSLTHISVSGTSSMESLVANFTVTNFICSEDMGQPSSDTFNSAENVMQHMIGLLFRETTIGPYFPECKVTSLRAMMNGFATRVDFLCTHRVVPVKPVVDSEVYWEMSRETHGITILCLFTLAKDSHYLDGYKEESMVQSTEVLWSPLMLPPWATGKKTSSIHPRAVALEGEGHSAMSNWVPICARPLTECALHQMPFVRVNWNCSFSSNLGSNSIGQGFLDGTRKTTGHCPRGLFKLDNLHMTTK; from the exons atgctAGTAGAGTGGATAATGCTCACACACAGATGTTCCTCTCTGACTCATATTTCAGTTAGTGGCACGTCCAGCATGGAATCTCTTGTTGCAAACTTTACCGTTACGAACTTCATCTGCTCAGAAGATATGGGGCAGCCCAGTTCTGACACATTCAACTCTGCTGAGAATGTCATGCAACACATG ATTGGCCTCTTGTTTAGGGAAACTACCATTGGGCCCTATTTCCCTGAATGCAAGGTGACTTCTTTGAG AGCTATGATGAATGGATTTGCAACCAGAGTGGATTTCCTGTGTACCCATCGCGTTGTCCCTGTCAAGCCTGTCGTGGACAGTGAAGTGTACTGGGAGATGAGCAGGGAAACACATGGCATTACCATTCTGTGCCTCTTCACCCTGGCCAAGGACAGTCATTACCTTGatg GTTACAAGGAAGAAAGCATGGTCCAATCTACTGAGGTTTTGTGGAGTCCTCTCATGCTACCTCCCTGGGCTACAGGGAAGAAGACCTCCTCAATTCACCCCAGGGCTGTGGCCTTGGAAGGAGAAGGCCACAGTGCGATGAGCAATTGGGTCCCCATCTGTGCCAGGCCCTTGACTGAATGTGCTCTTCATCAGATGCCCTTCGTGAGGGTCAACTGGAACTGCAGCTTCTCCTCCAACCTGGGTTCGAACTCCATTGGACAAGGTTTTCTGGACGGGACCAGGAAGACCACAGGCCACTGCCCCAGGGGCCTATTCAAGCTGGATAACCTCCACATGACAA CCAAGTAA